One genomic window of Gossypium hirsutum isolate 1008001.06 chromosome D11, Gossypium_hirsutum_v2.1, whole genome shotgun sequence includes the following:
- the LOC107912543 gene encoding anthocyanidin-3-O-glucoside rhamnosyltransferase → MAGGEAKEIHAVMFPYFAFGHISPFIQLSNKLSLHGFRISFLTPPGNVSRIKSSFLVTSTIQIIPIQIPKIQGLPPHLHNTSEMTPALHELLKEAVDLMQPQIKTLLSELRPQFVFFDFAHHWVPKLCSQLGIKTLSFSVFSAISGAYVTVPARFIGVETEEPTVDDLKKPPCGYPQTSFTSLKAFQAQDLSYVYKSFNGRPAVYHRAVDGFNSCSAIVLKSCNEMEGPYVDFIKTQYQKPVLLTGPLTPDPPSGVLDEKWATWLSQHPPKSVIFCSFGSETFLKDDQLKELATGLELTGLPFILVVNFPGGVEARAELDRVLPKGFMEAIKGRGVVHSGWVQQQLILAHESVGCCICHSGFSSIMEALMNDCQLVLLPLKGDQFLNSKLVAGDMKAGVEVSRREEDGYFSKENIKQAVETVMVDVDKEAGVSIRQNHMKWKDFLLNAEIQDKLISNLVEQLKTMP, encoded by the coding sequence ATGGCGGGTGGTGAAGCTAAAGAGATCCATGCAGTGATGTTCCCCTATTTTGCTTTCGGCCACATTAGCCCATTCATTCAACTCTCGAACAAGCTTTCCCTTCATGGATTTAGAATATCTTTCCTCACGCCTCCCGGTAATGTTTCACGCATCAAATCTTCATTTCTTGTCACCTCAACCATCCAAATCATCCCCATCCAGATTCCCAAGATCCAAGGCCTTCCTCCTCATCTCCACAACACCTCTGAGATGACACCTGCACTGCACGAGCTCCTCAAGGAGGCCGTGGATCTCATGCAGCCTCAAATCAAAACTCTCCTCTCAGAGCTCCGACCCCAGTTTGTCTTCTTTGATTTCGCTCATCACTGGGTTCCCAAACTCTGCTCTCAACTTGGCATCAAGACGCTTTCCTTCTCCGTCTTCTCTGCCATCTCTGGTGCTTACGTTACTGTCCCCGCAAGATTTATTGGAGTTGAAACTGAGGAGCCCACCGTTGACGATCTAAAGAAACCGCCATGCGGCTACCCGCAAACCTCCTTTACCTCTCTCAAAGCATTCCAGGCGCAAGACTTGTCTTATGTTTACAAGAGCTTTAATGGTCGCCCTGCGGTTTACCATAGAGCCGTTGACGGCTTCAACAGTTGCAGTGCCATAGTTTTGAAAAGCTGCAACGAAATGGAAGGTCCTTACGTTGATTTCATCAAGACCCAATATCAAAAGCCAGTTTTATTAACTGGTCCACTTACTCCAGACCCACCCTCCGGTGTGCTCGACGAGAAATGGGCAACTTGGTTGTCTCAACATCCACCCAAGTCTGTCATATTTTGCTCTTTTGGCAGCGAAACGTTTCTCAAAGATGATCAATTAAAAGAACTGGCTACTGGTTTGGAGCTCACAGGATTGCCATTTATTCTGGTAGTGAACTTCCCGGGTGGAGTGGAAGCCCGGGCGGAGCTTGACAGGGTCTTGCCAAAAGGGTTCATGGAGGCGATTAAGGGAAGAGGGGTTGTCCACTCGGGATGGGTCCAACAACAACTTATATTGGCACACGAGAGTGTGGGTTGTTGCATTTGCCACTCTGGGTTTAGTTCCATTATGGAAGCTTTGATGAACGATTGCCAGTTGGTGTTGCTGCCATTGAAGGGTGACCAGTTCTTGAACTCGAAGCTGGTGGCTGGGGACATGAAGGCGGGTGTGGAAGTGAGTAGGAGAGAGGAGGATGGGTATTTCTCCAAGGAAAATATTAAGCAGGCTGTGGAGACTGTGATGGTGGATGTAGACAAGGAAGCAGGCGTTTCCATAAGACAGAATCACATGAAATGGAAGGACTTTCTGCTGAACGCAGAGATACAGGACAAGCTTATTTCAAATTTGGTTGAACAGTTGAAAACTATGCCGTAA
- the LOC107901692 gene encoding uncharacterized protein isoform X1, whose amino-acid sequence MKFISLTWIHLQQDGFISLMGYFYFLYQTFDAVDWKQARRTNSSSPLGELFDHGCDALACAFETMAFGSTAMCGRDSFWFWLVNPESGHNYRAVKRWTSQRKLGYCLLDCDKIFVPIHKDIHCCLRNTCPILSWIFPCLCRNICPMPYFRLRTAKEILKLKADSSDVYVGFHQLLSKALLGIEMVCKDIASSDLGS is encoded by the exons ATGAA GTTTATTTCCCTCACTTGGATTCACCTCCAGCAAGATGGGTTCATTTCGCTCATGGGTTACTTCTATTTTTTATATCAG ACTTTTGATGCTGTCGATTGGAAGCAAGCAAGAAGAACAAACTCCTCTAGTCCCCTCGGAGAACTTTTTGACCATG GGTGCGATGCGCTTGCATGTGCG TTCGAAACCATGGCCTTTGGGAGCACTGCTATGTGTGGAAGGGACAGCTTCTGGTTCTGG TTAGTGAATCCGGAGAGTGGCCATAATTATAGAGCTGTCAAAAGATGGACTTCACAAAGGAAGCTGGGTTACTGCCTATTGGACTGTGATAAA ATATTTGTCCCCATACACAAAGACATACATTGCTGTTTAAGGAACACATGCCCTATACTCAGTTGGATTTTTCCATGCTTATGTAGGAACATATGCCCTATGCCCTATTTTCGTTTAAGGACCGCCAAGGAAATTCTGAAACTGAAAGCTGATTCATCGGATGTGTATGTCGGCTTTCATCAACTACTTTCGAAGGCCTTACTAGGAATTGAAATGGTGTGCAAAGACATTGCTTCTTCTGATCTAGGATCTTAG
- the LOC107901692 gene encoding choline/ethanolaminephosphotransferase 1 isoform X3, with product MKFISLTWIHLQQDGFISLMGYFYFLYQTFDAVDWKQARRTNSSSPLGELFDHGCDALACAFETMAFGSTAMCGRDSFWFWLVNPESGHNYRAVKRWTSQRKLGYCLLDCDKEHMPYALFSFKDRQGNSETES from the exons ATGAA GTTTATTTCCCTCACTTGGATTCACCTCCAGCAAGATGGGTTCATTTCGCTCATGGGTTACTTCTATTTTTTATATCAG ACTTTTGATGCTGTCGATTGGAAGCAAGCAAGAAGAACAAACTCCTCTAGTCCCCTCGGAGAACTTTTTGACCATG GGTGCGATGCGCTTGCATGTGCG TTCGAAACCATGGCCTTTGGGAGCACTGCTATGTGTGGAAGGGACAGCTTCTGGTTCTGG TTAGTGAATCCGGAGAGTGGCCATAATTATAGAGCTGTCAAAAGATGGACTTCACAAAGGAAGCTGGGTTACTGCCTATTGGACTGTGATAAA GAACATATGCCCTATGCCCTATTTTCGTTTAAGGACCGCCAAGGAAATTCTGAAACTGAAAGCTGA
- the LOC107901692 gene encoding uncharacterized protein isoform X2 has product MGSFRSWVTSIFYIRLLMLSIGSKQEEQTPLVPSENFLTMGAMRLHFETMAFGSTAMCGRDSFWFWLVNPESGHNYRAVKRWTSQRKLGYCLLDCDKIFVPIHKDIHCCLRNTCPILSWIFPCLCRNICPMPYFRLRTAKEILKLKADSSDVYVGFHQLLSKALLGIEMVCKDIASSDLGS; this is encoded by the exons ATGGGTTCATTTCGCTCATGGGTTACTTCTATTTTTTATATCAG ACTTTTGATGCTGTCGATTGGAAGCAAGCAAGAAGAACAAACTCCTCTAGTCCCCTCGGAGAACTTTTTGACCATG GGTGCGATGCGCTTGCAT TTCGAAACCATGGCCTTTGGGAGCACTGCTATGTGTGGAAGGGACAGCTTCTGGTTCTGG TTAGTGAATCCGGAGAGTGGCCATAATTATAGAGCTGTCAAAAGATGGACTTCACAAAGGAAGCTGGGTTACTGCCTATTGGACTGTGATAAA ATATTTGTCCCCATACACAAAGACATACATTGCTGTTTAAGGAACACATGCCCTATACTCAGTTGGATTTTTCCATGCTTATGTAGGAACATATGCCCTATGCCCTATTTTCGTTTAAGGACCGCCAAGGAAATTCTGAAACTGAAAGCTGATTCATCGGATGTGTATGTCGGCTTTCATCAACTACTTTCGAAGGCCTTACTAGGAATTGAAATGGTGTGCAAAGACATTGCTTCTTCTGATCTAGGATCTTAG
- the LOC107901692 gene encoding uncharacterized protein isoform X4 — protein MGSFRSWVTSIFYIRLLMLSIGSKQEEQTPLVPSENFLTMGAMRLHFETMAFGSTAMCGRDSFWFWLVNPESGHNYRAVKRWTSQRKLGYCLLDCDKEHMPYALFSFKDRQGNSETES, from the exons ATGGGTTCATTTCGCTCATGGGTTACTTCTATTTTTTATATCAG ACTTTTGATGCTGTCGATTGGAAGCAAGCAAGAAGAACAAACTCCTCTAGTCCCCTCGGAGAACTTTTTGACCATG GGTGCGATGCGCTTGCAT TTCGAAACCATGGCCTTTGGGAGCACTGCTATGTGTGGAAGGGACAGCTTCTGGTTCTGG TTAGTGAATCCGGAGAGTGGCCATAATTATAGAGCTGTCAAAAGATGGACTTCACAAAGGAAGCTGGGTTACTGCCTATTGGACTGTGATAAA GAACATATGCCCTATGCCCTATTTTCGTTTAAGGACCGCCAAGGAAATTCTGAAACTGAAAGCTGA
- the LOC107912541 gene encoding serine/threonine-protein kinase MHK isoform X2, whose amino-acid sequence MERYKISEELGDGTCGSVFKAFNIETFEIVAVKKMKRKFYFWEECMNLREVKALRKLNHPNIVKLKEVVRESNELFFIFEYMEHNLYQIMRERQEPFSEWEIRSFMSQMLQGLAHMHRNGYFHRDLKPENLLVTKDVLKIADFGLAREVSSMPPYTEYVSTRWYRSPEVLLQSSSYTPAIDMWAVGAILAELFTSSPIFPGESEIDQLYKICCVLGAPDWTSFPEATNISRLINISYSEILPTNLSDIIPNASPEAVDLIMQLFSWDPLRRPTADQALQHPFFNVDARIPHPRLHDPLELRLNNMESKPNLELNLWDFDTEPDDCFLGLTLAVKPSVPKLKAVHNGSQRMEEDILFCPSLKDHPEQSVFWSLLTPDQNGIHTPVESSLSLSFSSIQHPPIGVPQSAGFTIASLQPNLPVRQNYWLWPPPSSKVRENVCDSRADARLW is encoded by the exons GTTGCtgttaagaaaatgaaaagaaagttCTACTTTTGGGAAGAGTGTATGAATCTAAGAGAAGTTAAG GCCCTTCGTAAACTAAATCACCCTAATATTGTAAAGTTAAAGGAGGTTGTCAGGGAAAGCAATGAACTATTCTTCATTTTCGAGTACATG GAACATAACCTTTACCAAATCATGAGAGAGCGGCAGGAACCTTTTTCTGAATGGGAGATACGCAGCTTCATGTCTCAGATGCTGCAAGGACTTGCTCACATGCATAGAAATGGATATTTTCATCGAGATTTGAAACCTG AGAACTTGCTGGTGACAAAGGATGTTCTGAAAATTGCGGATTTTGGACTGGCAAGAGAAGTATCATCAATGCCTCCTTATACAGAATATGTTTCTACTCGATG GTACCGTTCTCCAGAAGTCTTGTTGCAATCTTCCTCTTACACTCCTGCTATTG ATATGTGGGCTGTTGGTGCTATATTAGCGGAGCTTTTTACTTCATCTCCTATTTTTCCTGGTGAAAG TGAAATAGATCAACTGTACAAGATATGCTGTGTTTTGGGTGCGCCTGATTGGACTTCCTTTCCTGAAGCAACTAACATCTCTCGTCTAATCAATATTAGTTATTCTGAG ATTTTACCTACCAACCTATCAGATATCATTCCTAATGCCAGCCCGGAGGCTGTTGATTTAATCATG CAACTTTTTTCATGGGATCCATTAAGGAGGCCAACAGCAGATCAGGCATTGCAGCATCCTTTTTTTAAT GTGGATGCTCGCATTCCTCATCCACGACTGCATGATCCacttgagctgaggctaaacaaCATGG AGTCAAAGCCAAATCTTGAGTTGAATCTATGGGATTTCGACACTGAACCTGATGATTGTTTTCTGGGCCTGACGCTTGCGGTGAAACCAAGTGTTCCAAAATTAA AGGCAGTCCATAATGGCTCTCAGCGTATGGAAGAG GATATACTGTTTTGTCCTAGTCTGAAAGATCATCCAGAGCAATCAG TTTTTTGGTCATTGCTTACTCCTGATCAAAATGGAATTCACACACCAGTTGAATCCTCCTTGTCTCTCTCATTTAG TTCGATTCAGCATCCACCAATTGGAGTTCCACAATCTGCTGGGTTCACAATCGCATCATTGCAGCCTAATCTCCCAGTTCGTCAAAATTATTGGCTGTGGCCTCCCCCTTCCAGTAAG GTAAGGGAAAATGTCTGTGATTCTCGAGCAGATGCAAGGCTTTGGTAA
- the LOC107912541 gene encoding serine/threonine-protein kinase MHK isoform X1, translating into MERYKISEELGDGTCGSVFKAFNIETFEIVAVKKMKRKFYFWEECMNLREVKALRKLNHPNIVKLKEVVRESNELFFIFEYMEHNLYQIMRERQEPFSEWEIRSFMSQMLQGLAHMHRNGYFHRDLKPENLLVTKDVLKIADFGLAREVSSMPPYTEYVSTRWYRSPEVLLQSSSYTPAIDMWAVGAILAELFTSSPIFPGESEIDQLYKICCVLGAPDWTSFPEATNISRLINISYSEILPTNLSDIIPNASPEAVDLIMQLFSWDPLRRPTADQALQHPFFNVDARIPHPRLHDPLELRLNNMESKPNLELNLWDFDTEPDDCFLGLTLAVKPSVPKLKAVHNGSQRMEEDILFCPSLKDHPEQSVFWSLLTPDQNGIHTPVESSLSLSFSSIQHPPIGVPQSAGFTIASLQPNLPVRQNYWLWPPPSMCRRYMQVRENVCDSRADARLW; encoded by the exons GTTGCtgttaagaaaatgaaaagaaagttCTACTTTTGGGAAGAGTGTATGAATCTAAGAGAAGTTAAG GCCCTTCGTAAACTAAATCACCCTAATATTGTAAAGTTAAAGGAGGTTGTCAGGGAAAGCAATGAACTATTCTTCATTTTCGAGTACATG GAACATAACCTTTACCAAATCATGAGAGAGCGGCAGGAACCTTTTTCTGAATGGGAGATACGCAGCTTCATGTCTCAGATGCTGCAAGGACTTGCTCACATGCATAGAAATGGATATTTTCATCGAGATTTGAAACCTG AGAACTTGCTGGTGACAAAGGATGTTCTGAAAATTGCGGATTTTGGACTGGCAAGAGAAGTATCATCAATGCCTCCTTATACAGAATATGTTTCTACTCGATG GTACCGTTCTCCAGAAGTCTTGTTGCAATCTTCCTCTTACACTCCTGCTATTG ATATGTGGGCTGTTGGTGCTATATTAGCGGAGCTTTTTACTTCATCTCCTATTTTTCCTGGTGAAAG TGAAATAGATCAACTGTACAAGATATGCTGTGTTTTGGGTGCGCCTGATTGGACTTCCTTTCCTGAAGCAACTAACATCTCTCGTCTAATCAATATTAGTTATTCTGAG ATTTTACCTACCAACCTATCAGATATCATTCCTAATGCCAGCCCGGAGGCTGTTGATTTAATCATG CAACTTTTTTCATGGGATCCATTAAGGAGGCCAACAGCAGATCAGGCATTGCAGCATCCTTTTTTTAAT GTGGATGCTCGCATTCCTCATCCACGACTGCATGATCCacttgagctgaggctaaacaaCATGG AGTCAAAGCCAAATCTTGAGTTGAATCTATGGGATTTCGACACTGAACCTGATGATTGTTTTCTGGGCCTGACGCTTGCGGTGAAACCAAGTGTTCCAAAATTAA AGGCAGTCCATAATGGCTCTCAGCGTATGGAAGAG GATATACTGTTTTGTCCTAGTCTGAAAGATCATCCAGAGCAATCAG TTTTTTGGTCATTGCTTACTCCTGATCAAAATGGAATTCACACACCAGTTGAATCCTCCTTGTCTCTCTCATTTAG TTCGATTCAGCATCCACCAATTGGAGTTCCACAATCTGCTGGGTTCACAATCGCATCATTGCAGCCTAATCTCCCAGTTCGTCAAAATTATTGGCTGTGGCCTCCCCCTTCCA TGTGCCGACGGTATATGCAGGTAAGGGAAAATGTCTGTGATTCTCGAGCAGATGCAAGGCTTTGGTAA
- the LOC107912541 gene encoding serine/threonine-protein kinase MHK isoform X4 — protein sequence MERYKISEELGDGTCGSVFKAFNIETFEIVAVKKMKRKFYFWEECMNLREVKALRKLNHPNIVKLKEVVRESNELFFIFEYMEHNLYQIMRERQEPFSEWEIRSFMSQMLQGLAHMHRNGYFHRDLKPENLLVTKDVLKIADFGLAREVSSMPPYTEYVSTRWYRSPEVLLQSSSYTPAIDMWAVGAILAELFTSSPIFPGESEIDQLYKICCVLGAPDWTSFPEATNISRLINISYSEILPTNLSDIIPNASPEAVDLIMQLFSWDPLRRPTADQALQHPFFNVDARIPHPRLHDPLELRLNNMESKPNLELNLWDFDTEPDDCFLGLTLAVKPSVPKLKAVHNGSQRMEEDILFCPSLKDHPEQSVFWSLLTPDQNGIHTPVESSLSLSFSSIQHPPIGVPQSAGFTIASLQPNLPVRQNYWLWPPPSSKGKCL from the exons GTTGCtgttaagaaaatgaaaagaaagttCTACTTTTGGGAAGAGTGTATGAATCTAAGAGAAGTTAAG GCCCTTCGTAAACTAAATCACCCTAATATTGTAAAGTTAAAGGAGGTTGTCAGGGAAAGCAATGAACTATTCTTCATTTTCGAGTACATG GAACATAACCTTTACCAAATCATGAGAGAGCGGCAGGAACCTTTTTCTGAATGGGAGATACGCAGCTTCATGTCTCAGATGCTGCAAGGACTTGCTCACATGCATAGAAATGGATATTTTCATCGAGATTTGAAACCTG AGAACTTGCTGGTGACAAAGGATGTTCTGAAAATTGCGGATTTTGGACTGGCAAGAGAAGTATCATCAATGCCTCCTTATACAGAATATGTTTCTACTCGATG GTACCGTTCTCCAGAAGTCTTGTTGCAATCTTCCTCTTACACTCCTGCTATTG ATATGTGGGCTGTTGGTGCTATATTAGCGGAGCTTTTTACTTCATCTCCTATTTTTCCTGGTGAAAG TGAAATAGATCAACTGTACAAGATATGCTGTGTTTTGGGTGCGCCTGATTGGACTTCCTTTCCTGAAGCAACTAACATCTCTCGTCTAATCAATATTAGTTATTCTGAG ATTTTACCTACCAACCTATCAGATATCATTCCTAATGCCAGCCCGGAGGCTGTTGATTTAATCATG CAACTTTTTTCATGGGATCCATTAAGGAGGCCAACAGCAGATCAGGCATTGCAGCATCCTTTTTTTAAT GTGGATGCTCGCATTCCTCATCCACGACTGCATGATCCacttgagctgaggctaaacaaCATGG AGTCAAAGCCAAATCTTGAGTTGAATCTATGGGATTTCGACACTGAACCTGATGATTGTTTTCTGGGCCTGACGCTTGCGGTGAAACCAAGTGTTCCAAAATTAA AGGCAGTCCATAATGGCTCTCAGCGTATGGAAGAG GATATACTGTTTTGTCCTAGTCTGAAAGATCATCCAGAGCAATCAG TTTTTTGGTCATTGCTTACTCCTGATCAAAATGGAATTCACACACCAGTTGAATCCTCCTTGTCTCTCTCATTTAG TTCGATTCAGCATCCACCAATTGGAGTTCCACAATCTGCTGGGTTCACAATCGCATCATTGCAGCCTAATCTCCCAGTTCGTCAAAATTATTGGCTGTGGCCTCCCCCTTCCA GTAAGGGAAAATGTCTGTGA
- the LOC107912541 gene encoding serine/threonine-protein kinase MHK isoform X3, translated as MERYKISEELGDGTCGSVFKAFNIETFEIVAVKKMKRKFYFWEECMNLREVKALRKLNHPNIVKLKEVVRESNELFFIFEYMEHNLYQIMRERQEPFSEWEIRSFMSQMLQGLAHMHRNGYFHRDLKPENLLVTKDVLKIADFGLAREVSSMPPYTEYVSTRWYRSPEVLLQSSSYTPAIDMWAVGAILAELFTSSPIFPGESEIDQLYKICCVLGAPDWTSFPEATNISRLINISYSEILPTNLSDIIPNASPEAVDLIMQLFSWDPLRRPTADQALQHPFFNVDARIPHPRLHDPLELRLNNMESKPNLELNLWDFDTEPDDCFLGLTLAVKPSVPKLKAVHNGSQRMEEDILFCPSLKDHPEQSVFWSLLTPDQNGIHTPVESSLSLSFSSIQHPPIGVPQSAGFTIASLQPNLPVRQNYWLWPPPSSKCADGICR; from the exons GTTGCtgttaagaaaatgaaaagaaagttCTACTTTTGGGAAGAGTGTATGAATCTAAGAGAAGTTAAG GCCCTTCGTAAACTAAATCACCCTAATATTGTAAAGTTAAAGGAGGTTGTCAGGGAAAGCAATGAACTATTCTTCATTTTCGAGTACATG GAACATAACCTTTACCAAATCATGAGAGAGCGGCAGGAACCTTTTTCTGAATGGGAGATACGCAGCTTCATGTCTCAGATGCTGCAAGGACTTGCTCACATGCATAGAAATGGATATTTTCATCGAGATTTGAAACCTG AGAACTTGCTGGTGACAAAGGATGTTCTGAAAATTGCGGATTTTGGACTGGCAAGAGAAGTATCATCAATGCCTCCTTATACAGAATATGTTTCTACTCGATG GTACCGTTCTCCAGAAGTCTTGTTGCAATCTTCCTCTTACACTCCTGCTATTG ATATGTGGGCTGTTGGTGCTATATTAGCGGAGCTTTTTACTTCATCTCCTATTTTTCCTGGTGAAAG TGAAATAGATCAACTGTACAAGATATGCTGTGTTTTGGGTGCGCCTGATTGGACTTCCTTTCCTGAAGCAACTAACATCTCTCGTCTAATCAATATTAGTTATTCTGAG ATTTTACCTACCAACCTATCAGATATCATTCCTAATGCCAGCCCGGAGGCTGTTGATTTAATCATG CAACTTTTTTCATGGGATCCATTAAGGAGGCCAACAGCAGATCAGGCATTGCAGCATCCTTTTTTTAAT GTGGATGCTCGCATTCCTCATCCACGACTGCATGATCCacttgagctgaggctaaacaaCATGG AGTCAAAGCCAAATCTTGAGTTGAATCTATGGGATTTCGACACTGAACCTGATGATTGTTTTCTGGGCCTGACGCTTGCGGTGAAACCAAGTGTTCCAAAATTAA AGGCAGTCCATAATGGCTCTCAGCGTATGGAAGAG GATATACTGTTTTGTCCTAGTCTGAAAGATCATCCAGAGCAATCAG TTTTTTGGTCATTGCTTACTCCTGATCAAAATGGAATTCACACACCAGTTGAATCCTCCTTGTCTCTCTCATTTAG TTCGATTCAGCATCCACCAATTGGAGTTCCACAATCTGCTGGGTTCACAATCGCATCATTGCAGCCTAATCTCCCAGTTCGTCAAAATTATTGGCTGTGGCCTCCCCCTTCCAGTAAG TGTGCCGACGGTATATGCAGGTAA